The following proteins come from a genomic window of Pseudocalidococcus azoricus BACA0444:
- a CDS encoding flavin monoamine oxidase family protein yields MTDLMDADVIVIGAGVAGLAAAQKLHQAGQQVLVLEARHRPGGRVWTDTDWLGVPIENGAEFIHGDQAITWDWINRAETIQIPRYQTYAFEVNNQLYPYETVKTWPGFQRFFDLEYQDFPQLPWPEPDCSLRAWLNQIKMPPVAKEFADQFQGHLYLTSADQLSLQELIHECRVHHAGDDNFRIQAGYQALIQQLTQGLDIHYNQAVDTITWQPNHVTIQTNTRTYQAPQVIITIPLALLQQGIPQFYPPLPTDKQQAIQSLHVGPAMKLQMIFREIFWAPETSLFMSLGPMMVWWSPSYHRPGFPPVLTAFIGGERATHLFNQTEAELIEQGLADLCRIFGNEQPRHLFQKARNINWTTDPWARGGYSSVPPGAFGLRDHLAQPLEKTLYFAGEATVTHSNPATVHGAIETGQRAAGEILQALTSSL; encoded by the coding sequence ATGACAGATTTAATGGATGCAGATGTGATCGTCATCGGGGCAGGAGTAGCGGGTCTGGCGGCGGCGCAAAAATTACACCAGGCCGGGCAACAGGTCTTAGTCTTAGAGGCGCGGCACAGGCCTGGGGGGCGGGTTTGGACAGATACCGATTGGTTAGGAGTGCCGATTGAAAATGGGGCTGAATTTATTCATGGGGATCAAGCCATCACCTGGGATTGGATTAACCGAGCAGAAACGATTCAAATTCCCCGCTATCAAACCTATGCCTTTGAGGTTAATAACCAACTGTATCCCTACGAAACAGTCAAGACCTGGCCAGGGTTTCAGCGATTCTTTGATTTAGAATATCAGGACTTTCCTCAGTTGCCTTGGCCAGAACCCGATTGCTCCCTACGGGCCTGGTTAAATCAAATTAAAATGCCTCCAGTAGCCAAAGAATTTGCCGATCAATTTCAAGGACATTTATATTTAACTTCGGCCGACCAACTCAGCTTACAAGAACTGATCCATGAATGTCGGGTGCATCATGCTGGGGATGATAATTTTCGGATTCAGGCCGGCTATCAAGCCTTAATTCAGCAATTAACCCAAGGCTTAGATATTCATTACAACCAGGCCGTGGACACTATTACTTGGCAGCCCAATCACGTCACCATCCAAACCAATACCCGCACCTACCAGGCCCCGCAAGTGATTATTACCATCCCCCTAGCCCTCCTCCAACAAGGAATTCCCCAGTTTTATCCACCCCTGCCAACAGACAAACAACAGGCAATTCAATCTCTCCATGTGGGCCCAGCCATGAAGCTGCAAATGATCTTTCGTGAGATATTTTGGGCACCTGAGACCAGTTTATTCATGTCCTTAGGGCCAATGATGGTTTGGTGGAGTCCCAGTTATCACCGGCCTGGATTTCCGCCAGTTTTAACCGCATTTATTGGTGGAGAACGGGCAACTCATTTATTTAACCAAACTGAAGCCGAACTGATTGAGCAGGGCCTGGCAGATCTATGTCGAATCTTTGGGAATGAGCAACCCCGCCACCTCTTTCAAAAAGCCCGCAACATCAACTGGACAACCGATCCCTGGGCTCGAGGCGGGTATAGTTCGGTTCCTCCCGGAGCCTTTGGCCTGCGCGATCACCTGGCTCAACCCCTGGAGAAAACCCTGTATTTTGCGGGCGAAGCAACTGTCACGCACAGTAATCCGGCCACCGTTCATGGAGCCATTGAAACTGGACAACGGGCTGCTGGGGAAATTCTCCAGGCCTTGACATCCTCGTTATGA
- a CDS encoding alpha-mannosidase — MTDPANNALNLLGWQTSIQHLRGLVQQSVQTGWQMGNGAWSALDANDPQSWQNSPLATVNAKDHLAWALGRKSCWLGQLIHVSAQSEYDLTGLGLRLSLIWWAEVAAVYVNGELVQAGDLFDHSARVLLTPTAQAGDCFWVTLHLISPGHDPGALVKSNLIFESATGVDPGFVADELEIVSLFASELEPDCVLEINSHLQQLDHCQTRVEYDQQLNHLHQRLAAVGQPIRNHQINLTGHAHLDLAWLWPIAETWDVAERTFQSVLNLQTQYPELIFSHSSPALYEWIETHRPELFVKIQAKIQAQQWEVAAGMWVEPELNLISGESIARQILYGQAYVKEKFGNISRVAWLPDSFGFCQQLPQLLKQGGIDYFVTQKLRWNDTTEFPDEWFWWQALDGSQVLSYCSAPIGEGIEPVKMSRYAQAWSQKTNLKQSLWLPGVGDHGGGPTRDMLEIYRRWQRLGGVSPQLKFSAVVDYLDQLKASSDLTELPIWSEELYLEFHRGCYTSHSDQKQANRHAEIQLYQAELWSALATLISNINYPQAELERLWKGMLLNQFHDILPGSAIPAVYQEANQAWDDVLKTTTQLLDTAQNHILGQIYLPDPPVPGAYGIVIFNSLNWPRSEVVRLELGELGTQAWTIQDTAGYPIRCHQAETVITFWLWDVPSVGYKVVWLCPQASFSPPANPPLGFVLENGFLQAEINPQTGEINNLYDKLNQRAVFNAPGNQLQLFRDQGQYWDAWNIDPHYHEHPLIKPELKEIKWQAWNDIEQRIRVRWQWRNSTIQQDYCLVVNTPILHIETQLNWQDHHVLLKAAFPLAFRADVAHYETPAGVTQRPTLPNPENPTLTPPDQAKWEVPALQWADLSEPSHQYGVSLINNSKQGYDAQPQQLRLTLLRAPTWPDPQADLGNHQFSYGLYPHYNNWIGAKTWQKAAEFNQPLVAKIIPPHPEITLQHPLPTQASLLDLGSETLILMALKQTQDQSGWILRCLETTGQATELNLQSDLELFPADLRRVNLLEVPDAETHNNPVQQVGGWEISSWRFSK, encoded by the coding sequence ATGACTGATCCGGCCAACAATGCGTTAAATCTTCTTGGATGGCAGACCTCGATTCAACATTTACGGGGCCTGGTGCAGCAGTCGGTTCAAACGGGGTGGCAGATGGGGAACGGGGCCTGGTCAGCCTTAGACGCTAATGATCCCCAATCATGGCAAAATTCCCCCCTGGCAACGGTCAATGCAAAAGATCATCTGGCCTGGGCATTGGGGCGAAAATCCTGCTGGTTGGGGCAACTCATCCACGTCTCGGCACAATCAGAGTATGACTTAACGGGCCTGGGGCTGCGATTGAGTTTGATATGGTGGGCGGAAGTGGCGGCGGTTTATGTGAATGGGGAGTTAGTCCAGGCCGGGGACTTATTTGATCATTCAGCACGAGTTTTGCTCACGCCAACGGCCCAGGCCGGGGATTGTTTTTGGGTGACACTGCATTTAATTAGCCCAGGCCATGATCCCGGTGCGTTAGTGAAATCCAATCTCATTTTTGAATCTGCTACAGGAGTTGATCCCGGATTTGTGGCCGATGAGTTAGAAATTGTCAGCCTTTTCGCCTCGGAATTAGAGCCAGATTGCGTGCTAGAAATTAATTCTCATTTACAACAATTAGATCACTGTCAAACCCGAGTCGAATATGACCAGCAATTAAATCATCTTCATCAACGATTAGCCGCAGTGGGTCAACCGATTCGTAACCATCAAATCAATCTCACCGGCCATGCTCATTTGGATTTGGCTTGGTTATGGCCAATTGCAGAAACTTGGGATGTGGCCGAGCGCACATTTCAATCCGTCTTAAACTTACAAACCCAATATCCAGAACTGATTTTTAGTCACTCTAGCCCTGCTTTATATGAGTGGATTGAAACCCATCGCCCCGAACTATTTGTAAAAATCCAAGCAAAAATCCAGGCCCAACAATGGGAAGTGGCCGCCGGGATGTGGGTAGAGCCAGAATTGAATTTAATTAGTGGAGAATCCATTGCTCGACAAATCCTCTATGGCCAGGCCTATGTGAAGGAGAAATTTGGAAATATTAGTCGCGTGGCCTGGTTGCCGGATAGTTTTGGTTTTTGTCAGCAACTTCCTCAACTTTTGAAACAGGGCGGAATTGATTACTTTGTCACTCAAAAACTACGTTGGAATGATACGACTGAATTTCCAGATGAGTGGTTTTGGTGGCAGGCCCTCGATGGTAGTCAGGTGCTGAGTTATTGTTCGGCCCCAATTGGAGAAGGAATTGAACCGGTTAAAATGAGTCGCTATGCCCAGGCCTGGTCTCAGAAAACTAACTTAAAACAGTCTCTTTGGCTGCCGGGTGTGGGAGATCATGGGGGTGGGCCGACACGGGATATGTTGGAGATCTATCGGCGTTGGCAACGGCTAGGGGGTGTATCTCCCCAGTTAAAATTTAGCGCGGTGGTTGATTACTTGGATCAGTTAAAGGCGAGTTCTGATTTAACCGAATTACCCATCTGGTCAGAGGAATTGTATCTGGAATTTCATCGGGGTTGCTATACCAGCCATAGTGATCAAAAGCAGGCCAATCGGCACGCCGAAATTCAACTTTACCAGGCCGAACTTTGGTCAGCATTAGCAACCTTGATCTCTAACATCAATTATCCCCAGGCCGAGTTAGAACGCCTTTGGAAAGGGATGCTTTTGAATCAATTCCATGATATTTTACCCGGTTCGGCCATTCCCGCAGTCTATCAAGAGGCAAACCAGGCCTGGGATGATGTTCTCAAAACAACAACTCAACTCCTAGACACGGCCCAAAATCACATTCTGGGACAAATTTATTTACCAGATCCGCCCGTTCCTGGAGCCTATGGGATTGTCATTTTTAATAGTTTGAATTGGCCCCGCTCTGAAGTTGTCAGGTTAGAGCTAGGGGAATTAGGAACCCAGGCCTGGACAATTCAAGATACAGCTGGTTATCCGATCCGTTGCCACCAAGCCGAAACCGTGATCACCTTTTGGTTATGGGATGTCCCCAGCGTTGGCTATAAAGTGGTGTGGCTCTGTCCCCAAGCATCGTTTTCCCCCCCTGCCAATCCCCCCCTCGGCTTTGTGTTAGAAAATGGCTTTCTCCAGGCCGAAATCAATCCCCAAACGGGTGAAATTAATAATCTTTACGACAAACTCAATCAACGGGCCGTCTTTAATGCCCCCGGAAATCAACTCCAACTGTTTCGGGATCAAGGCCAATATTGGGATGCTTGGAATATTGATCCTCACTATCACGAACATCCCCTGATCAAACCAGAATTAAAAGAGATTAAATGGCAGGCCTGGAATGATATTGAACAACGCATCCGAGTCCGCTGGCAGTGGCGCAATTCCACCATTCAACAGGACTATTGCCTCGTTGTTAATACCCCCATTTTGCACATCGAAACCCAACTGAATTGGCAGGATCACCATGTACTCTTAAAAGCTGCTTTTCCCCTCGCCTTCAGAGCCGATGTGGCCCACTACGAAACCCCCGCCGGAGTCACCCAACGCCCCACCTTACCCAACCCGGAAAACCCCACCCTCACCCCCCCCGACCAGGCCAAATGGGAAGTCCCGGCGTTGCAATGGGCCGACCTGAGTGAGCCGAGTCATCAATATGGAGTCAGCCTGATCAACAACAGCAAACAGGGATACGATGCCCAACCCCAACAACTGCGCCTCACCCTCCTGCGCGCCCCCACTTGGCCCGACCCCCAGGCTGATCTCGGCAATCATCAATTTAGCTATGGTCTCTATCCCCACTATAACAACTGGATTGGGGCCAAAACCTGGCAAAAAGCCGCCGAATTTAACCAGCCCCTGGTTGCCAAAATCATTCCCCCTCACCCAGAGATCACCCTGCAACACCCCTTACCGACCCAGGCCAGCCTTTTAGACCTCGGCTCCGAGACCCTAATTCTCATGGCCCTCAAACAAACCCAAGATCAATCGGGCTGGATATTGCGCTGCCTTGAAACCACAGGCCAGGCCACAGAGTTAAACCTCCAATCCGATTTAGAGCTATTTCCTGCTGACCTCCGCCGAGTTAATCTCCTCGAAGTTCCTGATGCTGAGACCCACAATAATCCGGTTCAGCAAGTCGGGGGTTGGGAAATTTCCTCTTGGCGGTTTTCAAAATAA
- a CDS encoding GFA family protein, with amino-acid sequence MQLLTGRCLCEAIAYKIEGELGPIFHCHCSKCRRWHGAAFRSRATIKASQFKWMKGEELLSRYHSSEFVVKHFCSVCGSNLISTYDNDPTKIGVPLGGLDQAPNNEPEGHFFVGSKSPWFKITDGLPQYDTWPGSHAKVRETSGDT; translated from the coding sequence ATGCAACTGCTGACTGGTCGCTGCCTTTGTGAGGCAATTGCCTACAAAATTGAAGGCGAACTTGGGCCAATCTTTCATTGCCACTGCTCAAAATGCCGACGGTGGCACGGTGCAGCATTCCGAAGCCGCGCCACAATCAAAGCATCGCAGTTCAAGTGGATGAAGGGCGAAGAACTGTTGTCCCGTTATCACTCGTCAGAGTTTGTTGTAAAGCATTTCTGCTCAGTTTGTGGCTCAAATTTAATCAGCACGTACGACAACGATCCAACCAAGATCGGGGTGCCATTGGGCGGATTGGATCAAGCACCGAACAACGAGCCAGAAGGGCACTTCTTCGTTGGCTCGAAGTCGCCTTGGTTCAAGATCACAGATGGTCTACCGCAGTACGACACTTGGCCAGGTTCTCATGCCAAAGTTCGCGAGACAAGTGGTGACACCTAA
- a CDS encoding DNA-methyltransferase: MCDPDPPINMHQEQDYLIKQGDSLAELKKLADSTFKLIVSSPPYNIGKAYETQVQLPQYLAWQTAIIQELVRLVREDGSIVWQVGNYVDQGEVFPLDIYLYPIFKNLGLQLRNRIIWHFDHGLHASKRFSGRYEVLLWFTKTKDYTFNLDPVRVPAKYPGKRHYKGKKIGQLSGNPRGKNPSDYWTLICQEWEDGIIEIPNVKSNHPEKTIHPCQFPVELIERCVLALTNVGDWVLDPFGGVGSSLIAALNHQRRGLIIDRNQDYLTITQARVEALQAGTLKIRPLGKPIHQPSGQEKIAQIPAEWLKSSPGQAYC; encoded by the coding sequence ATGTGTGACCCGGATCCTCCCATAAATATGCATCAGGAACAAGATTATTTGATTAAGCAGGGGGATAGTTTAGCTGAACTCAAAAAGCTGGCTGATTCGACTTTTAAGCTGATTGTTTCCTCGCCTCCCTACAACATTGGCAAAGCCTACGAAACACAAGTTCAATTACCCCAATACCTGGCCTGGCAAACAGCAATTATCCAAGAGTTGGTTCGCTTAGTTCGGGAGGATGGCAGTATTGTTTGGCAAGTGGGGAACTACGTCGATCAAGGTGAAGTATTCCCCCTGGATATCTATCTCTATCCGATTTTCAAAAACCTCGGTTTACAACTGCGAAATCGAATTATTTGGCATTTTGATCATGGTTTACACGCCTCGAAGCGGTTTTCCGGTCGCTATGAAGTCTTGCTCTGGTTCACCAAAACAAAGGACTATACCTTTAATCTAGATCCGGTCCGAGTTCCGGCTAAATATCCCGGCAAGCGGCATTATAAGGGCAAAAAAATCGGCCAACTCAGTGGCAATCCCCGCGGCAAAAATCCCTCTGATTATTGGACATTGATCTGTCAGGAATGGGAAGACGGGATCATTGAAATCCCCAATGTTAAATCTAATCACCCCGAAAAAACCATTCACCCTTGCCAGTTTCCCGTTGAATTGATTGAACGCTGTGTACTGGCCTTAACCAATGTCGGGGACTGGGTTTTAGATCCCTTTGGGGGGGTGGGTTCTAGTTTAATTGCCGCCTTAAATCATCAACGCCGGGGCCTGATCATTGATCGCAACCAAGATTATTTGACTATTACCCAAGCCCGAGTGGAAGCCCTCCAAGCTGGAACCCTGAAAATCCGTCCCCTCGGCAAGCCCATTCATCAGCCTAGTGGTCAAGAGAAAATTGCCCAAATTCCAGCAGAATGGTTAAAATCAAGCCCAGGCCAAGCCTATTGCTGA
- a CDS encoding thioredoxin domain-containing protein, translating into MSSLAMIGVTIIPKLAQAKPPLINQIQAQNNSNVMNLVKYLNKIGVKMYGAYWCPHCKHQKELFGAAASQLNYIECDPTGDNAQPQLCQKAQIKGYPTWEINGKLYPGQRTLQQLAELSGYKGPL; encoded by the coding sequence ATGTCCTCCTTAGCCATGATTGGAGTGACCATTATTCCTAAATTAGCCCAGGCCAAGCCACCCTTGATCAACCAAATCCAGGCCCAGAACAACAGCAATGTTATGAATTTGGTCAAATACCTGAACAAAATTGGTGTAAAAATGTACGGGGCCTATTGGTGTCCCCACTGTAAACATCAAAAAGAACTGTTTGGAGCCGCCGCCAGCCAACTCAACTACATCGAATGTGATCCCACCGGTGACAACGCCCAACCCCAACTTTGTCAAAAAGCCCAAATCAAAGGCTACCCGACCTGGGAAATCAATGGTAAGTTATATCCTGGCCAACGGACATTACAACAACTCGCAGAGCTATCGGGATATAAAGGCCCGCTCTAG
- a CDS encoding alpha/beta fold hydrolase translates to MDLAFVLIHGGGLDTWVWERMIPLLDFPALAVHRAASETNLNRLTITDSAKYMQSQIESAGFKRVILVAHSIGGILAPPVATLLPQRVAHLVFVGANIPPEGSSAISIFPPSERFGIAVWLRLMAWKLSFMDKAVEQDMRKTLCNDIDEATVQQVLAGGKNPEPPALFYELVSRLQMPSVPCTYIKLLQDQGILPPSKQDEMAANIGAKVVTLNTGHTAMLSRPHELAKLLNDIAREIIANEE, encoded by the coding sequence ATGGATTTAGCTTTTGTACTCATTCATGGTGGTGGACTTGATACATGGGTTTGGGAGCGAATGATTCCACTGCTTGATTTTCCGGCGCTGGCTGTGCATCGTGCTGCTTCAGAGACAAACCTAAATCGCTTGACCATCACTGATTCTGCAAAATATATGCAATCCCAAATTGAATCAGCGGGCTTTAAACGAGTAATTTTAGTTGCCCACTCGATTGGTGGTATTCTTGCCCCGCCTGTTGCAACGTTGCTACCCCAACGAGTGGCGCATCTTGTTTTTGTTGGAGCCAATATTCCTCCAGAAGGGAGTTCAGCAATCTCCATTTTTCCTCCGTCTGAACGCTTTGGAATTGCAGTGTGGCTACGACTGATGGCGTGGAAGCTTTCCTTTATGGATAAAGCGGTGGAGCAAGATATGCGGAAAACTCTTTGCAACGACATAGATGAGGCAACGGTTCAACAAGTTCTGGCTGGTGGCAAAAACCCAGAACCCCCTGCCCTATTTTATGAGCTAGTTTCACGGTTACAAATGCCATCCGTTCCTTGCACTTACATTAAATTGCTCCAGGATCAGGGAATATTGCCACCCTCCAAGCAAGATGAAATGGCAGCTAACATTGGCGCAAAGGTTGTCACTCTCAATACAGGACATACAGCAATGTTGAGCCGTCCCCATGAACTAGCGAAGTTGCTCAATGATATTGCACGTGAAATTATAGCCAATGAAGAGTAG
- a CDS encoding S-adenosylmethionine decarboxylase, whose protein sequence is MVKNLAPNVFRQRLLIEGFYTIEISEERLEKYLLSIAAHLNLRTYSKPIIFVPTSGMGKEENAGYDAFVPLIDSGISAYVWSNAQFFSIVIYTCKGFDEKAAIELTREYFAVSGEMVSSSF, encoded by the coding sequence ATGGTCAAAAATCTCGCACCCAACGTTTTTCGACAGCGCTTACTCATCGAAGGTTTCTACACGATAGAAATCAGCGAGGAGCGTCTAGAGAAGTATCTTCTCAGCATTGCTGCACACCTAAATCTTCGGACATATAGCAAGCCAATTATTTTCGTGCCTACTTCAGGCATGGGTAAAGAGGAAAATGCGGGATACGATGCATTTGTGCCATTGATCGATTCTGGTATTTCAGCCTATGTTTGGAGTAATGCCCAGTTTTTCTCGATTGTAATCTACACTTGCAAGGGTTTTGATGAAAAGGCAGCAATTGAACTTACACGAGAATATTTTGCAGTTTCTGGAGAGATGGTCAGTTCATCGTTCTAA
- a CDS encoding CTP synthase: MTKFVFVTGGVVSSIGKGIVAASLGRLLKSRDYSVSILKLDPYINVDPGTMSPFQHGEVFVTDDGAETDLDLGHYERFTDTPMSRLNSVTTGSIYQAVLNKERRGDYQGGTVQVIPHITNEIQERILRVAKDTNPDVVIIEIGGTVGDIESLPFLEAIRQFRTEVGRKNVIYMHVTLVPWIPSAGEMKTKPTQHSVKELRSIGIQPDILVCRCDRPLQPGIKEKMSQFCDVAVNCVIPAPDAKSIYEVPLIMEREGLAQEVLGLLHLEQRHPNLTRWQELVDRLYRPQHTVEIAIVGKYVRLSDAYLSVMEALRHAAIGLESDLRVRWINSEEIEKDGAAKYLDGVAGIIVPGGFGIRGVDGKILAIQYAREVGIPFLGLCLGMQCSVIEWARHLANLPDAHSAEFDPETLNPIIHLLPEQQDVVDLGGTMRLGLYACRLQSGSLAAHLYGEEVIYERHRHRYEFNNAYRSLFIETGYSISGTSPDGRLVEIIELPNHPFFIAVQFHPEFRSRPSAPHPLFAGLLQAALKKSLGQEPVAV, translated from the coding sequence ATGACTAAATTTGTCTTTGTCACCGGTGGGGTGGTTTCCAGCATTGGGAAGGGGATCGTAGCGGCCAGTTTAGGGCGGCTATTGAAATCACGGGATTATTCCGTCTCCATTCTCAAACTTGATCCCTACATTAATGTGGATCCGGGTACCATGAGTCCATTTCAACATGGGGAAGTCTTTGTCACCGATGACGGGGCCGAAACAGACCTAGATTTGGGGCACTACGAACGCTTTACCGACACCCCCATGTCCCGGCTCAATAGCGTCACCACTGGCTCAATTTACCAGGCCGTATTGAATAAAGAACGGCGGGGCGATTACCAAGGGGGCACGGTTCAGGTCATTCCCCACATCACCAACGAAATTCAAGAGCGAATTTTACGAGTGGCTAAAGATACCAATCCCGATGTGGTGATTATTGAGATTGGCGGCACAGTCGGGGACATTGAATCTCTTCCTTTTCTCGAAGCAATCCGGCAATTTCGCACCGAAGTGGGACGGAAAAATGTGATTTATATGCACGTCACCCTAGTGCCTTGGATCCCATCGGCCGGGGAAATGAAAACCAAACCTACCCAGCACTCGGTTAAAGAACTGCGCTCCATCGGGATTCAACCAGATATTCTCGTCTGTCGCTGTGATCGGCCGTTGCAACCGGGGATCAAAGAAAAAATGTCCCAGTTTTGTGATGTGGCAGTCAATTGTGTCATTCCGGCTCCCGATGCCAAGAGTATTTACGAAGTCCCCCTGATTATGGAGCGGGAGGGCCTGGCCCAAGAGGTGTTAGGACTCCTCCACTTGGAACAACGACACCCTAATTTGACCCGCTGGCAAGAACTGGTGGATCGCCTCTATCGTCCCCAACATACGGTCGAAATTGCCATCGTCGGTAAATATGTCCGACTTTCCGATGCCTATCTGTCTGTCATGGAAGCTCTCCGCCATGCGGCCATTGGTTTAGAGAGTGATTTGCGGGTGCGCTGGATTAACTCAGAAGAAATTGAAAAAGATGGGGCGGCCAAATATCTAGACGGTGTAGCGGGGATCATTGTCCCAGGTGGGTTTGGGATTCGGGGGGTAGATGGCAAAATTCTGGCGATTCAATACGCGCGCGAAGTAGGGATTCCCTTTTTGGGCCTCTGTCTGGGGATGCAATGCTCTGTGATTGAATGGGCCCGCCATTTAGCCAATCTCCCTGATGCCCACAGTGCCGAGTTTGATCCCGAAACGCTAAACCCGATTATTCACCTCTTGCCTGAACAACAGGATGTGGTGGATCTCGGCGGCACAATGCGCTTAGGTCTCTATGCCTGTCGCTTGCAATCGGGAAGTTTAGCAGCCCATCTTTACGGGGAAGAAGTCATTTACGAGCGGCATCGACATCGCTATGAGTTTAATAATGCCTATCGCAGCTTATTTATTGAGACGGGTTACAGCATTAGCGGGACTTCCCCAGATGGCCGCTTAGTCGAAATTATTGAGCTTCCCAACCATCCCTTTTTTATTGCCGTTCAGTTTCATCCTGAGTTTCGTTCCCGTCCCAGTGCACCCCACCCCCTTTTTGCCGGATTGCTCCAGGCCGCATTGAAAAAATCTCTGGGACAAGAACCCGTGGCGGTCTGA